CTTCCTGCCTATCGGGAAAAATATACGCGCATTGCAGGGCGAAATAGGCCCGCGAGGCGGGGGTCCGGCTTTCCTCTTCGGACAGGACCTCCTTGCCGCGCAAGATGGCGGCCTGATTGTGCACCAGGATGCGGGTGTGGGCCCCGTTGTTTTCGATTACCGCGCCGTTGATGATTAGACGGTCGCCTTCTTTGAAATCAATCAGTAACGGCACGATGCCCCCTTGCCCAGAAAATACCCTCGAACGAACTTGACCCACTCGAACGACCACGGCCCACGATCCCAGCGAAAAAGCGTGGGTCCACCATCATCTCGTTCTTCAATAGTACCGATTTTCCCATTGATGTGTAAGATATATCTGTCCGCCGCCGCCGCGGCGTTCCCGAACCGCAGGACAGGATCCGCACGACCATGACGCTCCGTCTTCTCGACACCGAAGAACTGAACCGCCACCTGTCGCGGGGGGTTGACGCCGCGGCCTTTCCCGCCTGGGACGGCCATCCTCTGTTTGGCGCGTTCACCCGGGCGCTCTATCCCAATGTCGCGAAATTGGTCGAACGCCACCGCATCTGTTCGTTCGCCGTCGCCGATGGCGACGATCGCCTACTTGCCATCGTGCCGTGCACCGCGTCCGAGGACGGAATAACGCACTATGGCCTGCCGATCGTCCCCGCCATCGCCCGGGACCTCGCCCCCAAGGTGGAACGGCGCGCCGTGGCCTGCGCCCTCGACCATCTCGAAGCCCTCGCCCGGACGCGCCCCACCCCGTCGGCATTTGTCCTGGGGCGCACCACCGCCGACGCGCCCGACGCCCTGGAGGACGCCTGTCTCGCCCGTCTCGCCCGTCCCGGCGTGCGCATTCACGCCGTGGCCGATCTCGGCGACGGCGAGGAGGCGCTCCATCGCGGACTGCGTAAAAGCTTCCGCTCGCTGGTCAACTGGGGGCGCGACAATCTGCTCATGACCTATGTCAATGCCGACACTCCCGACCGCACGGCCTTCGACGCCTTTTGCGCCTTCCATGCGCGCGTGTCGGGCGGCCAGACCTATCCCGACTCCTATTGGGAAGTGTTTTGGAACGCCATCGCCGCCGGGAACGGGGAGCTGTCCCTCGCCGCACTCAAGGACGGCCCGCCCCTGGTGTGCGCCACATATAGCGTATCGGCGGGAAAGACCGGCTATTACGCCTCGGGGGTTTACGATCGCGACCTGTTCGACAAGCCTCTGGCCCACTTCCCGGTGTTCGACGCCATGGTTCGCGCGGCGCGGCGCGGTATCGGCGCCTATGATTTGGGCGAGATCGTCCCGCGCGGGGCGGGCGCGCCCGACAAAGACGTGCGGATCGGCTTTTTCAAGAAAGGCTTCGTCGCGCGTTGCCGTCTGACCCTAACCTGGACGCTCCACGCCCCGCCACCGTCATAACCCCGTGGTTTTTCCAGCCCCCGCCATGCACGCGTCGAGCGCCGCCAGGAAACGCGCCCGGGCATCGTCGATCAGCGCCAAAAGGGGCGGTGCGATCGGGGTTTGCGCGCCCTTTCCGATCCGGGCCGCCAACGCCGTCATCGCCCGCGCCAATTGCGCGTCGCGCGTCACCACCGGCAAGCAGCGTTCGATGATCGGGTGGACCGTTTCCGCGCGCCCGATCTGAACCGACAGCGTCGGCGCGCCGCCCAGCGCCGCCTCAAGCAAAACCATCGATGTCATCCCGATCACCGCGTCGGCGCGGATCAGAAGATCAGAGGTGTCTGACACGTCTAACGTCGCCACACCTTGCGACAGGGAAGCATCAAGCCAGCGCCGCCACGCCCCGGCATCCTCGCGCGGATGGGGCTTGATCGCAATCCGTCGGTCTCCGGCGCGCGCCACCGTCGCCACCAGATGCGCCGCGATCTCGAATTGATCGAAACCGCGCCGGGCGCGGCCATAGTCGTCGTCGATCGGTTCGGAAAAAAAGGCCAACAGCGGGACGTCGCCACGGATGCGACCCGCCCTGGCGGCGCGCAGGTCCTGGGCCACGCGTTGGAGATGGGGCTGGCCGACGACATAAACGGGGACCGTGCACCACGGCGCGTCGGCAAGGACCCGACGGCTTTCCTCATCGACCGCGGCGATGGCGTCCGGCAGAACGAGATCGCCCGACGCCGCCTCGAAGCGCGCCTTGAAATTGCTCCACGCCTCGATCACGGCGAGGCTGGCCAGCCCGTGGGCGCGGCACGCCGGCCACATGTTTTTTTCGAAATCGGAAAATCCGGTGGCGCTCACCAAAAGGTCGAACGACGTCTCCCGGTGGGCCTCCAACAGTTCTTCAAGCGTACTCGGGCAGGTCTCGCCCGCCGCCCGCCATAGCGCCGCGGCCGGACCCGCGGCGAAGCAGATCACCGTATCGCCGCGCGCCCGCGCGCCCACCGCCGCCGCCAGCAGGGCGTTGGCCCCGCCGGGGTCGTGGGCGGCGAAGGCGAAGCGGGCCATCGCCTAGCCCGCCGCCGCGTCATGCGCGCGCAACTGGTCGCGTGCATCGGCGACTTTGTGAAAGGCATCGGCGACATCGTCCAGATCGCGCCGGGTCATTCCCGGGCGCATCAACTCGTGGGTGATCAAGGTGCGGGCGTGGGCGTCCTCGCACACCGGACACAGCCCCTCGCGATAATCGGCGACGCCGTCGTAATGGGGGCAGGTAAACGGACATCCGCCGCCGCCATAGGCGATCCGTTCGCGAAAGATCGGCTCCAGATAAAGCGGGCGCACGTAGCCCTGGCCGATCAGGGGTCCGTCCTTTTCACGCATCTCGGAGGCCGGCAATTCGGCCTTCACGGCGGCGACGAAGGTCTCGCGCGACACCCCCATGACGTCGGCGTCGTAAAGCAGGGGGTGCACGTAATAGACATGACGGTCGCCGGGGCGCTCGGCGCACGGCGTCAGGCCGGGAATGCCTTTCAGGCGGCCCTCCAAGTAGGCGACGTTGTCGCGGCGCTGGGCGATCAGGCCCGGCCCCTTGTCCAACTGGCATTGACCGATGGCGGCCTCAAGCTCTCCCAGGCGAAAATTGAAGCCGACCATGTTGACCAAATCGGCGCGCCCCATACCCCCGACCACGGCCTCGCCGTGATTGCGGATCAGGCGCACCCGTTCGGCCAGATCGTCGTCGTTGGTGGTCACCACGCCGCCCTCGCCGGTGTGGATGTGCTTGTGATAATTCAAACTGAACACCCCGATGTCGCCGAGGGCGCCGACGGGGCGGCCCTTGTAGGTGGCGAACGGGGCCTGGGCGCAGTCTTCGATGACTTTCAGTTTATGTGTCTTCGCCAGCGCCATGATCGGGTCCATATCGGCGGCCTGACCGAAAATATGCACGACGACGATCGCCCGGGTGCGCGGCGTGATGCGCGCTTCGATCGACGCCGGGTCCAGGGTGAAGGTGTGCGGATCGATATCGGCGAACACGGGAACGGCGTTGAAGATCAGCGCCGCCGTCGCCGACGCGATCATGGTGTAGGGGCTGACGATGACCTCGTCGCCGGGCCCGACCGCCGTCGCCCCCACAGCGGCGTACAGGCCGCCGGTCGCGGAATTGACGCTGACGGCGTGTTTGACGGCGAAGGCCTCGGCCCAGCGTGCCTCGAAGGCGCGGACCTGATCGCCGCCGTAAAAATCGTCGTGCCACGCCCCTAAGAAGCGCGACAGCACGCCGCCGCGCATCACCGCGTCAACGGCCGCCCGTTCCTCCTCGCCGATCGGACGGTAGGCCGGAAACAGCTTTTCGCGGAGGGGCTTACCCCCCAACAAGGCCAACTCGGTCATGGCGTTACGTTTCCTTTCTCATGCCCGATTTCCAGGCCCGATTTCCAGGCCCGATATTTTGTCGCCGCGCGCCATGGCGATCAAGCGGTGGCACACCGTTTCCGCATCGAGCGCCGCCGCGCCGTCGCACGCCACCGGCGCGGCGGCGCGCACATGGCGGTACAGATTATCGACCGTGCGCGCCATCGCCTCGCCGAGGCCGGTTTCGCGCCACGCGCCGCGTTGCAACGTCCGCCTTTGGGGGAACTCGCGGTCCTCGCTTAAGGTTCGCACCCGGACCGCGCGGCCCAGGTCCTCGAACGCGACGCGACCGTTTTCGAAGGTCAGTTCCAGCTCGAAGGTGAAAAAATACCGATGATCGCTGCCGATCAAATAGACCGGCGCGCCGCCCGGCGCATCGAGGCGGGCGTCCAGGGTCGGGTCGTGGGGACCGAGTCCCGCGCGCGCGCGCAGGACGGCGCGCGGCGTCATCGGCCCGATTAAAAAGTGGAGAAGATCGATCATGTGCGATCCGCAGTTGAGGATTCCCTTATTGTAACTGCCCACCGCATTTTGCAATGCGCCCCAGCGCCCGGCGACGATTTCTTTTTTCAAGTCCACGATGCCGGGCGTCCAACGGCGCAGGTAATTCACCAGCAGACCGACCCCGGCGTCCCGGTAGGCGTCCACGACCCGCCGCGAGTCCGCAATGTCCGCGCAAAGGGGTTTTTCGCAAAGCACCGCCGTCACCCCGATATCGAGAAGCCCCATCAGCATCGATTCGTGCAGCGCGGTGGGCGCGCACACGCTGGCGACATCGGCGCGCACGGCGCTTTGGGCATAGTCGTCCAGGGTGGCGAACCCGTGGGGCACCGCCCAATAGTCCATGAACGCCCGGCGGCGGGCGGAATCCGGCTCGACGCAGGCCACCACATCAAACTCCGGATGGGCGCGATAGGCTCCGGCATGGGTGAGAATCCCGCCGTCCGACGGGCCGTCTTCGTCATAGCCTCCGGCAACCGCCCCGCAGCCGACGATCAACGCCCTGAGCACGGGCGGTTTATCACCGCCGGATGTGGCGTCACTCCCGGACATGGCGGTTGATCTCTCTAAGTTCGGGTTTGCGCGCCAGCAGCCGGAGAATATCGTCCAGGCGGAAGTCGGGATTTTCGGGATACAAAGCCTCGAACACCGCCGCGATCAGGGCCAAATCCTCCGCCGTGTCCAAGGTCAGGGCGAGATTGGGATCGCGCAGGGCGGGCGGGGCCGCGACGTTTTGCAGGCGGTAGCGTTCGGGGTGATTGTAGATATACAAACTGACGTGCTCGCGGTCGCGGGGATCGTCCGTGCGCGCCGCGGCGTCGGCTAGAATATCGGCGGCGAAAACCTGGGTATCCATGCCGATCGGATAGCTTCGGGTCAGCACATTGGATAGGTAATCGACATCCGCCGCCGCGTAAGCCTCGACACAGCGCTGGACGATGGCGGGGTCGATCAACGGGCAGTCGCCGGTGGTTTCGACGATGACGTCGGCGCCATGGGCGCGCGCCGCCCCCAGGACCCGCCCCATAACGTCGTCCTCACTGCCGCGAAAAACGCCGACCCCCAGATTTTCGGCAAGATCGACCAGTGGATCGTCGGTCGCGTTCACCGTGGTCGCGATGACGATGCCGTCCAACGCCGAGACCCGGCGCAGACGTTCGACCATCAACGCCAGCATCGGTCGCCCCAACACGGGCTTCAAGACTTTTCCGGGCAACCGCGACGAGGTCATGCGCGCCTCGATAGTGGCCAGGGTGCGGGGGGATTTTAGGGTCATCGGTTGTTTTCTCCACGGCGCGCGTGCGCCCACGATTCGCGACGGCGACGGGCGTTACGGTTCACAATCGTCCGGCGCGATCCCCTCGCCCTGGGCGATCGCACGGCGGGCGGTATGGCCTTCGATTCGATCGAGGTGGCGCGGATGGCTCCCCAGAATTTGCTTGCCGGGGCGCAGGATGGCGAAATTCTCGTCTTCTCTCAACCGCTCGCCCGGGGCGATATCACGGATCGCCTGGACGCCTCGGCGGGCATAGGCGGCCAATTCGTCCTCGACGGCGTGCACCGCCTTGACGCCGTCACCCAGCGCCCTTTCCACGGCGCGAATGTGATCGACCATTTCCTTCAGTTCGCCGGGCAACAGGGCGAAGGCGTGATCCGGCCCGGGCAGGCGGTTGTCCACGGTGTAATGCTTTTCGATCACCCGCGCGCCCAACGCCACAGCGGCGGCGGGCGCAATCGCCGGCTCGCGGCTGTGATCGGACAATCCGGCCACCACCCCGAAACGATCGCGCAGCCAGGGGATGACGCGCAGGTTGAGGCTGTCCAAGGGCGCGGGATAACGCGACGTGCACTGGAGCAACGCCAATTCCCCGCCGCCGTGGGCGCGAAAATGCCCGACCGCCCAGGCGATGTCGTCCTCGGTGCTGGCCCCCGTCGATATCACCAACGGCTTGCCCGTTCGCGCCGCCAATTCGATCAGGCGGATGTGGGAAATCTCGTAGGACGCGATCTTGTGTACCTGCACGAAAGGATCGACGGCGGCGAAATCCGCCGGGGAAAACGGCGACGACATGAACGCAATGCCCTGCCCTTTGCAATAAGCGGCGAGTTCGCCGATCATCTCGTAAGGCATGGCGAGATCGCTGAAAATATCCTGGATGTCGTCTTCGATCCCCGAACTGCTCAAATAATCGCTGCTGCCGGCGTTGGCGACGTAGACCGTCTCGGCGCGGTAGGTTTGGAACTTGACCGCGTCGGCGCCGCCCTCCCGCGCGATGTCGATCAGGGTTTTCGCCATCGCCAGGTCGCGCGCCGCGGTCCCCATGCGCCAGTTCGACCCGGCCTCGGCGATGATGAACGTCCTGTCGGGATCAAACATCGTCATCGTGGTCCTCCCGTTCCTAAAGGACCTTTTCCGTCCTCGGCGAGCGATTTTTTCAGGCCCGCGTAGCGATCCTGACCGGCGTTGATCGCCCGTAAGTCGGGATTGGCGTCCACAACGGCCAAAGCGGCGCGATAATCCCAACCTTCCGGGCCGGGCGGAAGTCTTTCGAAAAGGGCGCATAAAAAATCGTAATCCCGCGCCGTGTCCAAGGTCCAGCGGTATTCGGCGAGGCCCGCCACCGGGCAGGGATAGTGGGCTTGGCGCACATCGGGATGCCCACGCACGTAGGGCGTGACGTGCTCACGCTGGGAAGGCAGCGTGGCCTCGCGGGCGCTGCGTTCGAGCCAGGAAAAGCGCACCGCCTCGCAATCCAATCCATGAGGCCAACTGGGCGGCGTGTTGTTGCTGGCGTAATCGGCGTTTCGGTCGATCAGCGCCGCCAGAACCCCGCCGCACACGGCGGGATCGATCGCGGGACAGTCGCTGGTCACGCGCATCACGACATCTGCGCTCAGCTCCCGAGCGGCGCGAACATAGCGGTCCAAAACGTCTTTTTCGGAACCGCGAAAGACATGAACGCCAAGGCGGCGGGCCTCGTCGGCGACGGGATCGTCCGCGACGCCTTCGGGCACCGCGCAACAAACGACGTCGATGCCGGAGATGGCGCGGGCGCGTTCGAGCACATGGGCGAGAACGGTACGCCCGGCCAAGGGCTTGAGGACCTTACCGGGAAGCCGGCTCGATCCCAGGCGGGCCTGGATAATGACGGCGCACCCCCCCATTTCACACCCTCTCGACCGTGTCGAGGCCGTCGCCAAGCGCCGCCACGACGCGCAAGACGTCATCGTCATCCATCGCCGGGAACAGCGGTAGGGAAAGGCAGCGGCTGTAGTAGCGCCACGCCCCCGGCAACGCGAGATCGCCATAGAGCTTTTTGTAATAGGGCTGCATGTGCACCGGCAGATAATGCACCTGAGTGCCGACGCCCTTTTCACTAAGGGCGTTCATCAGCGCCGCGCGGTCCCCGTCCAGGACGGAAAAATCGACCAGCACGACATATAAGTGCCACGCCGCGCGGCAATCTGGCCGTCGTTTCAAGAAGTCAAGCGCCGGATGGCCGAGGTCCCCGATCGCCCGGTCGTAAAGCGCGACCAGTTCGCCGCGCCGGGCGACGAAGCGATCGAGCTTGGCCAACTGGGACGCCCCCAAGGCGCACTGCATGTCGGTGGCGCGGTAATTATAGCCGATGTCGGCCATTTCGTAGTACCACGGGTTGGCGGCCCCATCCACGCCGAAAGCCAGGCCGCGGTTGACGAAGGCGTCGGCGTCGCGGGTCATGCCGTGACTTCGCGCCCGGCGCAACCGCGCCGCCAGGGCGTCGTCGTTGGTGGTGACCACGCCGCCCTCGCCCATGGTGATGGTTTTCACCGGATGCAGGGAAAATACGGCCATCGCGCCGTGCGCGCACGCGCCGACGTTCGTCCAACGTCCCTCCGCCCCCTTCGGATCATCGTTGACAAGGTAAGATCCGCCGATGGCGTGGCAGGCGTCCTCGACCAGCACCGCGCCGTGCCCAGCCGCGACCGCCGACAAGGCCGCCATGTCGGCGGGCTGACCCGCCAGATGAACCGCCAGCACCGCCTTGACCACGCCGCCCGCCCGGGCGAAGGCGTCCTCCAGTGTCTGCGGAGTTAACAACCCGTTGTCGGGATCGACGTCGGCGAACACCACATCCGCGCCGACATAACGCGCCGCATTGGCGGTAGCGAGGAAGGTCAGCGTCGGCGCGATCACCCGATCGCCGTGCCCGATCCCCAAGGCCAGCAAGGCCAGATGCAGCCCCGCCGTACCGTTGGCGCAGGCCACCGCATGACGGGCCCCGGTTTTTTCCGCGAACGCATTTTCAAATTTCCCGACGGCGGGCCCGGTGGTCAACCAATCGCTTTTCAGGCTGGCCACGACCGCGGCGATGTCATCGTCATCGACCGCCTGGCGCCCATAGGGCAAAAACGGGCCCGAAGCGCTCATTTTTTATCCAGTTCCATCAACGCCCGCAAACCATCCTGGTCGAGCCACTGGGGGTTGTTGTCGCTGGAATAGGAAAAATCGTCGCCGACCGGCCTGCCCACACCATTGTCCCCCTGCGACACCAAGCGGTTCAAGATCACGAAGCGGTCGTCGAATTCCAGGGTATTGGGCGAATGATCGGGGGAAATCAGCATTTCGTGAAGTTTTTCGCCGGGGCGAATGCCGATCACCTTGCGCGAGATCCCCGGTTTCAGGGCGTCGGCCAAATCGACCACGTGCATGCTCGCCATTTTCGGGGTGAAAACCTCGCCGCCGTTCATCTGCTCGAAACACGACAGCACGAAATCGACCCCCTGTTGGATCGTTATCCAAAAACGGGTCATGCGCTCATCGGTGATCGGCAACTCCGTCGCGCCATCCCGAATCAGATTCTGGAATAACGGCACCACGCTGCCGCGCGAGCCGACGACGTTGCCGTAACGCACGCACGAAAAAATCGCGCCGCCTTTCCCGCTGAGACTGTTGGCGGCGATAAGGATTTTGTCCGACGCCAACTTGCTCGCGCCATAAAGATTGATCGGGTTAACCGCCTTGTCCGTCGATAACGCCATCACCTTTTTGACCCCGCAGGCGATCGCCGCCATCGCGATATTTTCAGCGCCGGTAATGTTGGTGTGGACACACTCGGTGGGGTTGTATTCGGCCACCGTGACGTGTTTCAGGGCGGCGGCATGAACGACGTATTCGATGTCCCTGAGCGCCATTTTCAGGCGTTCGAGATCGCGGACGTCACCGATGAAGTAACGCAAGCACGGATAGTCCGCCGGATTGAATTCCTGTTGCATTTCGAACTGCTTCAACTCGTCGCGCGAGTAGATCACCAGGCGGCGCGGCGCGAAACGTTCGAGAACCGTCTTAATAAACTGGCGGCCGAACGAACCGGTGCCGCCGGTGACCAAAATGGATTTTCCATCCAACGAGAAAGACGACGGGTAATGGGGTGTGGAATTCAAGAATAAAACTCCTTCGTTTTGCCCTGTCGGTATATGCAATGCCGGCTGGCGTTTTTTTCCGAAATGGCGACGGCGGCGGCGGCGATAAAGAAGCGCCGACGGCGAGGCGAAGCGACCGAATTTAGCACTCGGATTTCGGCGCGCCCCGAGGGGACGACGCCTTGCCGTCCGGCCCTTTAATTGGCGCTCGAAAACCCCCCGGCTTCGACATTTTTACGCGACGCCTCCAACATTTCCGCGGCGGATTGCTCTCCATAAATATCGACCAGCTTACTTACCGAGGCGGACAGAATGACCAAACTCAAACTCTGCGGCGAAACGCCGCGCTTAATGGCTTCGTCCCACATCGCCGAAAACCATTCGAGCGCGAGATCGGTCTCGTCGTTTTCGCCCAACGGCGCTTGTTCGGACATGACGCTTCTCCAAAAACGTTGGCCTTCAGGTTCTTCATATAAAGAACGGCATATCGCTTTTACAGCTAAACTATATTGCAAAAAAGCGGTAAGGATCAGGAGGCTAAGCCTATGACGGACGACACCGAGGCGCAACAGTCAAGATTATTCGATTTTTTCACGCAATGCCGCCTCGACGGCATCGAGAACGCCGCCCCAATCTCCGGGGTGAGACTGACGAAAAAGGCGGATCGTCGGATACCAAACGCTGTCGGCGCGTTCATCCATCCACAAAAAGCCCGTCGGCTGCGCCATCAACGCCCAGGCTTCCTTGCCCAGCGCCCCTGCCAGATGAAGCACCCCGGTATCCACGCTAATCACCAAATCCAAAGCATCCAACGCCGCCGCGGTATCGGCGAAATCTTCCAGAAAACCGGCAAGATCAATGAGGTTCGCGCCTCCCGGGGACGCTTCCGATAGCGCTCTCACGTCGTCCCTGAAGGGGCCGACCTGCAAACTATAAAACGTCGTCCCCGGAACATTCAACAAACCCTGCAGCAACGTCGGCGCGCACGAACGCTTGTGATTGTCCCGCCGTGTCGGACTGCCTGCCCATACCAGACCGACTTTCAACCCCGAGACCTCGAACAGCTCGCGCGGAACGGCGCTTTCGCCGGGCGGCGCGAGGTATGGGGTTTCGGCGGGGACCGTCTCCAAAGTCGTGCCCAGGAGATGAGGCAGGCTCATCAGCGGAACTTGGACGTCGAACGGCGGCAGAGGGTCTCCCAGGGTAACGACCTGCGCGACACCGTCGATCCCGGAAAACAGGCGCTCGAGTCCGGCACGGCATTCGACGATGACGCGCCCGCCCCGTTCGCGCACCATAGCGACGTAGCGTATAAACTGAATGGCGTCGCCGAAGCCCTGCTCGCCAAGCAACGCGATGGTGCGCCCGGCCAAGGGGCCGCCATCCCACTGCGGCGTCGAAAAATTACGTTTGAAGGCCGCGAACGTCGGCGTACGCCAGCGCCATTCGTATTCCTTCCAACCTTCGCGGTACCGTCCCGCCTGCAACAGCGCCAACGATAAATTCCAGTGCAGGTCCACGCTTTCCGGCTCGAAGGTCAACGCCGTACGCAGGCATTCGATCGCCGCCGTGCTGTCGCCCTTGGATTGGTGCGCGCTGGCCAAATTGCAATAGGCGTCAACATAATCCTCGCGCAGGGCTATGGCGCGCTCGAACGCGGTGACGGCGGCGTCGAAGGCGTCTAATTTCAACGACGCCAAAGCGAGGTTATAGTGGGCCGTCTCGTTCCCGCTCTCAAGCGCGGTCGCCTTGGACAAGGCGTCCCTGGCGTCTTCGTATTGGCCCAAATCCATATGCGTAAGGCCTAAATTGAACCAAGCATTGGCGTTATCGCCGCAGTGGGGCATGACCTTTTCGAGGGTTTTCAGAGCCTCTTCAGGGCGGTCCAGGCCAAGCAGGGCGTTGGCCATGTTGACCGAAAGGTCGGACAGGCTTTTATCATGGGCCAGCCCCTGGACGCAGGCCTCCATCGCTTCTTGATGACGGTCCAGGGCATTCAGACAACTGGCCAGATTGTTATACGCCGGGGCCGCCTCGGGATTGAGTAAAATGGCCCGCCGAAAGGCGTCGAGCGCCTCATCGAGGCGTCCGGCTTGTTGCAGGACATTGCCCAGGTTGACGAAGGGCGCGAAGTAATCGGGCGCCGCCTCGCCCGCCTGAGACAGCAATGAAATCGCCGTATCTAGCTCCCCAACGGCCTGGAAAATCAACCCCAGAAGGTTCAAGGCGTCGGCGTTGTTCGGCTCTTCGATGAGAACTTTCTCGTAAACCTTCGCCGCCTCGCCCAAACGTCCGGATTGATGTAGGGACAACCCCGACGCCAGAAGATGTTGCAAATCGCTCACATCACTCTCCCCGTTCCCTTTCGTTAAAGGACTCGCTCATAACAAAGGCGGAAAAGAACGCATCCCTTCGAATTTTTAACACATTAAGTTCCAAAATAGAGAGTTTTCCAAGACCCGCCCGCCGATGACGGAAACCAGCGAGAATGGGTCTTTCAAATTTAGAATAAATACAAACTAATGCATTGATCTTAAATACTTTTTATCGTTGTGCTTTCTTATCTTGCGGCGTAAGATCGAGGCCGTTACGTGGTTGCTCCCGGTT
This genomic window from Varunaivibrio sulfuroxidans contains:
- a CDS encoding Gfo/Idh/MocA family protein, whose product is MSGSDATSGGDKPPVLRALIVGCGAVAGGYDEDGPSDGGILTHAGAYRAHPEFDVVACVEPDSARRRAFMDYWAVPHGFATLDDYAQSAVRADVASVCAPTALHESMLMGLLDIGVTAVLCEKPLCADIADSRRVVDAYRDAGVGLLVNYLRRWTPGIVDLKKEIVAGRWGALQNAVGSYNKGILNCGSHMIDLLHFLIGPMTPRAVLRARAGLGPHDPTLDARLDAPGGAPVYLIGSDHRYFFTFELELTFENGRVAFEDLGRAVRVRTLSEDREFPQRRTLQRGAWRETGLGEAMARTVDNLYRHVRAAAPVACDGAAALDAETVCHRLIAMARGDKISGLEIGPGNRA
- the pseC gene encoding UDP-4-amino-4,6-dideoxy-N-acetyl-beta-L-altrosamine transaminase, which codes for MSASGPFLPYGRQAVDDDDIAAVVASLKSDWLTTGPAVGKFENAFAEKTGARHAVACANGTAGLHLALLALGIGHGDRVIAPTLTFLATANAARYVGADVVFADVDPDNGLLTPQTLEDAFARAGGVVKAVLAVHLAGQPADMAALSAVAAGHGAVLVEDACHAIGGSYLVNDDPKGAEGRWTNVGACAHGAMAVFSLHPVKTITMGEGGVVTTNDDALAARLRRARSHGMTRDADAFVNRGLAFGVDGAANPWYYEMADIGYNYRATDMQCALGASQLAKLDRFVARRGELVALYDRAIGDLGHPALDFLKRRPDCRAAWHLYVVLVDFSVLDGDRAALMNALSEKGVGTQVHYLPVHMQPYYKKLYGDLALPGAWRYYSRCLSLPLFPAMDDDDVLRVVAALGDGLDTVERV
- a CDS encoding cytidylyltransferase domain-containing protein; this encodes MTSCASWRRLATASTRSRGCEMGGCAVIIQARLGSSRLPGKVLKPLAGRTVLAHVLERARAISGIDVVCCAVPEGVADDPVADEARRLGVHVFRGSEKDVLDRYVRAARELSADVVMRVTSDCPAIDPAVCGGVLAALIDRNADYASNNTPPSWPHGLDCEAVRFSWLERSAREATLPSQREHVTPYVRGHPDVRQAHYPCPVAGLAEYRWTLDTARDYDFLCALFERLPPGPEGWDYRAALAVVDANPDLRAINAGQDRYAGLKKSLAEDGKGPLGTGGPR
- a CDS encoding glycosyltransferase family protein; the encoded protein is MARFAFAAHDPGGANALLAAAVGARARGDTVICFAAGPAAALWRAAGETCPSTLEELLEAHRETSFDLLVSATGFSDFEKNMWPACRAHGLASLAVIEAWSNFKARFEAASGDLVLPDAIAAVDEESRRVLADAPWCTVPVYVVGQPHLQRVAQDLRAARAGRIRGDVPLLAFFSEPIDDDYGRARRGFDQFEIAAHLVATVARAGDRRIAIKPHPREDAGAWRRWLDASLSQGVATLDVSDTSDLLIRADAVIGMTSMVLLEAALGGAPTLSVQIGRAETVHPIIERCLPVVTRDAQLARAMTALAARIGKGAQTPIAPPLLALIDDARARFLAALDACMAGAGKTTGL
- a CDS encoding DegT/DnrJ/EryC1/StrS family aminotransferase, with protein sequence MTELALLGGKPLREKLFPAYRPIGEEERAAVDAVMRGGVLSRFLGAWHDDFYGGDQVRAFEARWAEAFAVKHAVSVNSATGGLYAAVGATAVGPGDEVIVSPYTMIASATAALIFNAVPVFADIDPHTFTLDPASIEARITPRTRAIVVVHIFGQAADMDPIMALAKTHKLKVIEDCAQAPFATYKGRPVGALGDIGVFSLNYHKHIHTGEGGVVTTNDDDLAERVRLIRNHGEAVVGGMGRADLVNMVGFNFRLGELEAAIGQCQLDKGPGLIAQRRDNVAYLEGRLKGIPGLTPCAERPGDRHVYYVHPLLYDADVMGVSRETFVAAVKAELPASEMREKDGPLIGQGYVRPLYLEPIFRERIAYGGGGCPFTCPHYDGVADYREGLCPVCEDAHARTLITHELMRPGMTRRDLDDVADAFHKVADARDQLRAHDAAAG
- the pseB gene encoding UDP-N-acetylglucosamine 4,6-dehydratase (inverting) → MNSTPHYPSSFSLDGKSILVTGGTGSFGRQFIKTVLERFAPRRLVIYSRDELKQFEMQQEFNPADYPCLRYFIGDVRDLERLKMALRDIEYVVHAAALKHVTVAEYNPTECVHTNITGAENIAMAAIACGVKKVMALSTDKAVNPINLYGASKLASDKILIAANSLSGKGGAIFSCVRYGNVVGSRGSVVPLFQNLIRDGATELPITDERMTRFWITIQQGVDFVLSCFEQMNGGEVFTPKMASMHVVDLADALKPGISRKVIGIRPGEKLHEMLISPDHSPNTLEFDDRFVILNRLVSQGDNGVGRPVGDDFSYSSDNNPQWLDQDGLRALMELDKK
- a CDS encoding GNAT family N-acetyltransferase translates to MTLRLLDTEELNRHLSRGVDAAAFPAWDGHPLFGAFTRALYPNVAKLVERHRICSFAVADGDDRLLAIVPCTASEDGITHYGLPIVPAIARDLAPKVERRAVACALDHLEALARTRPTPSAFVLGRTTADAPDALEDACLARLARPGVRIHAVADLGDGEEALHRGLRKSFRSLVNWGRDNLLMTYVNADTPDRTAFDAFCAFHARVSGGQTYPDSYWEVFWNAIAAGNGELSLAALKDGPPLVCATYSVSAGKTGYYASGVYDRDLFDKPLAHFPVFDAMVRAARRGIGAYDLGEIVPRGAGAPDKDVRIGFFKKGFVARCRLTLTWTLHAPPPS
- a CDS encoding N-acetylneuraminate synthase family protein: MTMFDPDRTFIIAEAGSNWRMGTAARDLAMAKTLIDIAREGGADAVKFQTYRAETVYVANAGSSDYLSSSGIEDDIQDIFSDLAMPYEMIGELAAYCKGQGIAFMSSPFSPADFAAVDPFVQVHKIASYEISHIRLIELAARTGKPLVISTGASTEDDIAWAVGHFRAHGGGELALLQCTSRYPAPLDSLNLRVIPWLRDRFGVVAGLSDHSREPAIAPAAAVALGARVIEKHYTVDNRLPGPDHAFALLPGELKEMVDHIRAVERALGDGVKAVHAVEDELAAYARRGVQAIRDIAPGERLREDENFAILRPGKQILGSHPRHLDRIEGHTARRAIAQGEGIAPDDCEP
- a CDS encoding cytidylyltransferase domain-containing protein, giving the protein MTLKSPRTLATIEARMTSSRLPGKVLKPVLGRPMLALMVERLRRVSALDGIVIATTVNATDDPLVDLAENLGVGVFRGSEDDVMGRVLGAARAHGADVIVETTGDCPLIDPAIVQRCVEAYAAADVDYLSNVLTRSYPIGMDTQVFAADILADAAARTDDPRDREHVSLYIYNHPERYRLQNVAAPPALRDPNLALTLDTAEDLALIAAVFEALYPENPDFRLDDILRLLARKPELREINRHVRE